The DNA window CTGCTGATTCGCCTCAATCCCGCGGTCGAGCACAAGACCCGTGGGAACGCCGCACTCGCGATTCATACGGATCTCACACCCGATCGGGCGTTCGGGATCGCCCGCGAGTTCGTCGCGGACTCGGCAGTGACTGATGATCCTCGCACGAGCCCGGGCGTCGTCGTCGCCAGCGGCTCCCCGGAGGCGGTCCCCGACGATGTCGCTGCCTTCGCAGGGGACGCAACGTCTCGACACCACGATCTCGCCGACGCCAGGGCGCTGATCGACGCCCACGGCTACCGGAGCGCCGGCTGGGATGGCGGACGGGGACGAATCGGCGCGCTCGCGGCGATCGGGGCGTGGCGAGCACACGACGACTGGACCTACGAATATATTTCCTACCGCGAAGACGAACGCCGCGGAACGCCACGGGATATCGACCTCGATACCGTCTTCGCTGCTGCAGACGACTACTACCCCGAGGCGTGGGATACCGTCGACCGTGTCGAGGGACAGGCGGTCTGTGTCCCGCACACGCCGGGGCCGATCCTCCACGGGATCCGCGGCGACAACGCGGACGTAGTTCGGACACTCGCCCAGCGAATCGAGAGTGAGCCTGTCGAGTCAGCGCGGCTCTTTCACACCAATCAGGGCACCGACAGCCACCTGATCGACGGCGAACCTGGTGACATCGAGGACGGACACGCCTACCGCGTCGACGGGACGGTCGTCGACCCGCCCGAAACCCGTGAGGGCGGTCACGTCTTCCTGACGGTTGAGGATGGGGACGCCAGCCGACAGTGTGCGGCCTTCGAGCCGACGAAACGGTTCCGCGACCGCGTCCGGACGCTCCGGGTCGGCGATCGAGTGACGGTCTGTGGCGAGGTGAGCGACGGAACGCTCAAACTGGAGAAGTTCGCGGTACGCACGCTTGACGAGACGGAGCTCGTGACGCCAACCTGTCCCGACTGCGAGCGTCGAATGGAGAGCGCGGGTGCGGGACAGGGGTATCGCTGTCGGGACTGCAAGACCAGCTCGGATGGGAAAGTCGAGCGCCGGATCGAACGCGATCTCGAACCGGGCTGGTACGAGGTGCCGCCGTGCGCGCGCCGACACATTGCGAAGCCGCTCGTGCGAGGCGGGTTCGACGCGCCGACACATCCTGAACGGTGACGGGCGGCCCTGCTATCCGAGCACGATCGCGGGCACGTTGAACGCCAGCAGACCGAGTACGACCTGCGCGGCGATCACACTCCCGAACGTCGCTTTGAGGGCCGTGGGTGACACCCGGCGGGACCTGATGGCGGGCAGTGTCCAGCGATTACGCACCACGACGATCCACCAGCCAAGAACGGTCAGGGCGGCAGTCACCACGATCACGTCTTTGGGGTTCACCGGGTTGACCAGCAGGTTCGCACACAGGTTGACGACCGCGAGACAGACGCCGATCACGATAGCGATCAGCGCCCGCCGGTCGGGATATCGGGCGAGGAGACGTCCGGCAGCCACGATCAGAA is part of the Natranaeroarchaeum aerophilus genome and encodes:
- a CDS encoding tRNA(Ile)(2)-agmatinylcytidine synthase is translated as MTVIGLDDTDSREQGMCTTYAASRIADEISAAGSAVTRVLLIRLNPAVEHKTRGNAALAIHTDLTPDRAFGIAREFVADSAVTDDPRTSPGVVVASGSPEAVPDDVAAFAGDATSRHHDLADARALIDAHGYRSAGWDGGRGRIGALAAIGAWRAHDDWTYEYISYREDERRGTPRDIDLDTVFAAADDYYPEAWDTVDRVEGQAVCVPHTPGPILHGIRGDNADVVRTLAQRIESEPVESARLFHTNQGTDSHLIDGEPGDIEDGHAYRVDGTVVDPPETREGGHVFLTVEDGDASRQCAAFEPTKRFRDRVRTLRVGDRVTVCGEVSDGTLKLEKFAVRTLDETELVTPTCPDCERRMESAGAGQGYRCRDCKTSSDGKVERRIERDLEPGWYEVPPCARRHIAKPLVRGGFDAPTHPER